One window of the Paenibacillus beijingensis genome contains the following:
- the obgE gene encoding GTPase ObgE — protein sequence MFVDKAKIFVKGGDGGDGIVSYRREKYVPNGGPAGGDGGKGGDVIFRVDEGLRTLMDFRYQKHFKAQRGEKGKPKGMHGAGAEDMIVRIPPGTVVIDDDTQEIIADLTRHGQEVVVARGGRGGRGNMRFATPNNPAPEISENGEEGHERWLVLELKVMADVGLVGFPSVGKSTLLSIVSSAKPKIGAYHFTTITPNLGVVDVGDGQSFVMADLPGLIEGAHEGVGLGHEFLRHVERTRVIIHVVDMAATEERDPYEDWVKINEELVLYNPKLAERPQIIAANKMDMPEAAEHLEAFKARLAETASDREYEIVPISSLTKEGIQELLYKAAKALESVPDAPAVEEVKDVTERKVYKHEARQETTFRVYKENEGFVVESEAIESAIKRVNLNSYDAVMRFARMMRKMGVDTALRKIGAKDGDTVRIGDFAFEFFEGSDYFHE from the coding sequence ATGTTTGTCGATAAGGCAAAAATATTTGTAAAAGGCGGGGATGGCGGAGACGGCATCGTATCGTACCGCCGTGAGAAATATGTCCCTAACGGAGGTCCCGCAGGCGGCGACGGAGGCAAAGGCGGCGACGTCATATTCCGGGTCGACGAAGGGCTGCGCACGCTGATGGATTTCCGCTATCAGAAGCACTTTAAAGCGCAGCGCGGCGAGAAGGGCAAGCCGAAGGGGATGCACGGCGCGGGCGCGGAAGATATGATCGTCCGCATTCCTCCGGGTACCGTCGTCATTGACGACGATACCCAGGAAATTATCGCCGACCTGACCCGTCACGGACAAGAGGTCGTCGTGGCCCGCGGCGGGCGGGGCGGCAGAGGCAACATGCGCTTTGCGACGCCGAACAATCCGGCCCCGGAAATTTCCGAGAACGGCGAAGAAGGTCATGAGCGCTGGCTCGTGCTGGAGCTGAAAGTGATGGCGGACGTCGGTCTGGTCGGGTTCCCGAGCGTCGGCAAATCGACGTTGCTGTCGATTGTTTCGTCGGCTAAGCCGAAAATCGGCGCGTACCACTTCACGACGATTACGCCGAATCTCGGCGTCGTCGACGTCGGCGACGGACAAAGCTTTGTCATGGCCGATTTGCCGGGACTGATCGAAGGAGCCCATGAAGGGGTCGGCCTCGGTCACGAGTTTTTGCGGCACGTCGAACGGACCCGCGTCATTATTCATGTTGTCGATATGGCCGCTACGGAAGAGCGCGACCCCTATGAGGACTGGGTCAAAATCAACGAAGAGCTCGTGCTTTACAACCCGAAGCTGGCGGAGCGCCCGCAGATCATTGCGGCCAACAAGATGGACATGCCGGAAGCGGCGGAGCATCTGGAGGCGTTCAAAGCCCGTCTGGCGGAGACCGCATCGGACCGGGAATATGAGATTGTTCCGATCTCTTCCCTGACGAAGGAAGGTATTCAGGAGCTGCTGTACAAGGCGGCGAAAGCGCTCGAATCGGTGCCGGATGCGCCTGCTGTCGAGGAAGTGAAGGATGTCACCGAGCGCAAAGTGTACAAGCACGAGGCGCGCCAGGAAACGACGTTCCGGGTATACAAAGAAAACGAAGGATTCGTTGTCGAGAGCGAAGCGATCGAGAGTGCGATCAAACGCGTCAACCTCAATTCGTACGATGCGGTGATGCGTTTTGCCCGCATGATGCGTAAGATGGGCGTCGACACCGCCCTGCGCAAAATCGGAGCCAAGGACGGCGATACCGTCCGGATCGGCGATTTCGCGTTTGAATTTTTCGAAGGCAGCGATTACTTCCACGAGTAA
- a CDS encoding Spo0B domain-containing protein, with protein MNRFGAAKLSAAVSVLLPAASVIIWPSLLWVHAVFVFWLAGASAVWIAADRKEGAGRLERAVQAVQKSAIHTLNHHRHDWMNELQVLYGYIRMGKPDKAVASVEKIRDKMAIESRISKLGVPSLVTFIQSFRTFSHSLQLDVDIDTGLQFEDLPLDRQAIADAIVDVVNAYRFQVKPGPGEPATLRLRIYCSDNSLQVELHYDGDIKDEDQLLQILKQRLLGTPLQAARLTQFHHVLLEAKLSA; from the coding sequence ATGAATCGCTTTGGAGCGGCAAAGCTGAGTGCGGCGGTATCCGTGCTGCTGCCGGCGGCTAGCGTCATAATTTGGCCATCCCTGCTGTGGGTGCATGCGGTGTTCGTCTTTTGGCTTGCGGGTGCATCCGCCGTGTGGATTGCCGCCGACCGCAAAGAAGGGGCGGGACGGCTGGAGCGAGCGGTGCAGGCGGTGCAAAAATCGGCCATTCATACGTTGAATCATCATCGCCATGACTGGATGAACGAGCTTCAGGTTCTGTATGGATATATCCGGATGGGTAAGCCGGATAAAGCGGTCGCAAGTGTGGAAAAAATAAGAGACAAGATGGCGATTGAGAGCCGGATCTCGAAGCTTGGCGTTCCGTCTCTGGTCACTTTTATTCAGTCGTTCCGCACATTTTCCCATTCGCTGCAGCTCGATGTGGATATTGATACGGGGCTTCAATTCGAAGATTTGCCGCTTGACCGTCAAGCCATCGCCGATGCTATTGTCGATGTGGTCAATGCTTACCGGTTCCAGGTCAAGCCGGGACCAGGCGAGCCCGCCACATTGCGGCTGAGGATTTACTGCAGCGATAACAGCCTTCAGGTTGAGCTGCATTACGATGGCGATATTAAAGATGAGGATCAGCTGCTTCAAATATTGAAACAACGCCTGCTCGGAACGCCGCTGCAGGCCGCGCGGCTGACGCAGTTCCACCATGTGCTGCTGGAGGCAAAGCTGTCCGCTTGA
- the rpmA gene encoding 50S ribosomal protein L27: MLKLNLQLFASKKGVGSTKNGRDSQSKRLGAKRADGQVVTAGNILYRQRGTKIHPGNNVGIGKDDTLFALIDGVVKFERWGRDRKKVSVYAVEVAPVAATVEA; the protein is encoded by the coding sequence ATGTTGAAACTGAATCTTCAGCTTTTCGCCTCCAAGAAAGGCGTAGGCTCCACGAAGAACGGACGGGACAGCCAGTCGAAACGTCTGGGCGCAAAACGCGCTGACGGACAAGTGGTAACGGCCGGCAACATTTTGTACCGCCAACGCGGAACGAAAATTCACCCGGGCAACAACGTAGGTATCGGCAAGGACGATACGTTGTTCGCGCTTATTGACGGCGTAGTCAAGTTCGAGCGTTGGGGACGTGACCGCAAAAAAGTGAGCGTATACGCAGTGGAAGTGGCTCCGGTAGCTGCAACTGTAGAAGCTTAA